The proteins below are encoded in one region of Brassica napus cultivar Da-Ae chromosome A6, Da-Ae, whole genome shotgun sequence:
- the LOC106348319 gene encoding cleft lip and palate transmembrane protein 1 homolog, whose translation MAPPVGQTAAVAEAAGGGDAQPQQQQQQRGFGSTVSGIIRIAVFWYFASKFFSPKQKPMDPSQPHHLMTNLFHKGESLDMWFYLSEQEKFSDFSNEGALYWHETNIPYAVWTPESIRTRSLKYYPSETLQNNGSLYAHVFFARSGFPIDPSDPEYQPLNSFGRTHPVATYFPKRKANKKKSLLGNAKDSDESQPEPEKLGDKNSEVKEEVPVEWVSLWKPNVTINLVDDFTHYSQSGVPPNIAPHLLVEPSTGNYYPTIYFNEFWLLRDKMIPMNETVSEVPLELEISPISMMKWQLFQQVDQSFQMQRSYGSMLDGESDELKRVFLEGNPYLLGITMFVSMLHSVFDFLAFKNDIQFWNKNKSMEGLSAKSVVLNFICQFVIFLYLLDNDTSWMILASSGVGVCIEFWKIGKAMRIEVDRSGMIPRLRFHDRESYASNKTKEYDDIAIKFLSYVLLLLVVGLSIYSLAYERHKSWYSWILSSLTSCVYMFGFIMMCPQLFINYKLKSVAHLPWRQMTYKFLNTIIDDLFAFVIKMPILHRLSVFRDDVIFLIYLYQRWVYPVDKTRVNEFGFGGEDETAEKKLITEKEEEDNKKTN comes from the exons ATGGCCCCGCCGGTAGGACAAACGGCGGCGGTAGCAGAAGCTGCTGGCGGCGGCGATGCTCAGCCgcaacagcagcagcagcagagaGGGTTTGGCTCAACGGTATCCGGAATAATAAGGATCGCAGTGTTCTGGTACTTTGCTTCGAAGTTCTTTTCGCCTAAGCAGAAACCGATGGATCCTTCTCAGCCTCATCACCTCATGACCAATCTCTTCCACAAGGGCGAATCATTG GATATGTGGTTTTATCTATCAGAGCAAGAGAAGTTCAGTGACTTTAGCAACGAAGGTGCGCTCTATTGGCACGAGACGAATATACCTTATGCTGTGTGGACACCAGAGAGTATCAGGACTCGATCACTCAAGTATTATCCATCTGAg ACTTTGCAGAATAATGGAAGTCTCTATGCTCATGTCTTCTTTGCTCGATCTGGATTCCCTATAGACCCCAGTGATCCTGAGTACCAACCTCTTAATAGCTTTGGCAGGACTCACC cTGTTGCGACTTACTTTCCAAAGCGAAAAGCAAATAAGAAGAAGAGCCTCCTAGGTAATGCTAAAGACTCTGATGAATCCCAGCCAGAACCTGAG AAACTTGGTGATAAGAACTCAGAAGTCAAGGAAGAAGTCCCTGTGGAATGGGTATCCCTCTGGAAACCCAATGTCACGATTAACCTGGTCGATGATTTTACTCA CTATTCACAGAGTGGTGTACCACCAAACATTGCACCCc ACTTGCTGGTAGAACCTAGCACGGGAAATTACTATCCTACGATTTACTTCAATGAGTTTTGGCTGCTAAGGGACAAGATGATTCCAATGAATGAGACAGTCTCAGAAGTACCACTTGAACTTGAAATAAGCCCCATAAGCATGATGAAGTGGCAACTGTTTCAGCAAGTTGATCAGTCTTTCCAGATGCAGCGTAGCTATGGAAGCATGCTTGATGGTGAATCTGACGAACTAAAG AGAGTTTTTCTGGAAGGAAATCCCTATCTGTTGGGCATCACGATGTTTGTTTCGATGCTTCATTCTGTGTTCGACTTCTTGGCATTTAAAAATG ATATCCAATTCtggaacaaaaacaaatctatGGAAGGACTGTCTGCAAAGTCTGTTGTACTGAACTTTATCTGTCAGTTTGTCATCTTCCTCTACCTTCTTGACAACGACACTTCATGGATGATACTGGCCAGTTCCGGAGTTGGTGTCTGCATTGAATTCTGGAAAATAGGGAAGGCTATGCGCATAGAG GTTGATCGAAGTGGAATGATTCCAAGGTTGAGGTTCCACGACCGTGAATCATATGCAAGCAATAAAACCAAGGAGTATGATGACATTGCCATCAAGTTCTTATCCTATGTGCTTCTCCTCCTTGTCGTGGGATTATCCATATATTCTCTGGCTTACGAACGTCACAAGAGCTGGTATTCGTGGATCTTGTCTTCACTTACAAGCTGCGTCTACATGTTCG GTTTCATCATGATGTGTCCTCAGCTATTCATCAACTATAAACTAAAATCAGTGGCACATCTACCATGGAGGCAGATGACTTACAAGTTCCTCAACACCATTATCGATGATCTATTTGCCTTTGTCATCAAAATGCCGATTCTGCATCGGCTTTCTGTATTCCGAGATG ATGTGATATTCTTGATATACTTATACCAAAGGTGGGTCTACCCTGTCGACAAGACACGTGTTAACGAGTTTGGTTTTGGAGGTGAGGATGAAACTGCAGAGAAGAAGTTGATCactgagaaagaagaagaagacaacaaGAAAACAAACTAA